The following proteins come from a genomic window of Rutidosis leptorrhynchoides isolate AG116_Rl617_1_P2 chromosome 10, CSIRO_AGI_Rlap_v1, whole genome shotgun sequence:
- the LOC139872629 gene encoding uncharacterized protein, which produces MLPRIRLSLIALLLCLINVPVHCKTLKRDVKALNEIKASLGWRVVYAWVGDDPCGDGDLPAWSGVKCSTLGDYRVVTELEVYAVSIVGPFPTAVTNLLDLTRLDLHNNKLTGPIPPQIGRLKRLKILNLRWNKLQDVIPPEIGELKKLTHLYLSFNSFKGEIPRELANLPDLQYLHLHQNKFIGRIPAELGSLQNLRHLDVGDNHLVGTIRELIRIEGCFPALRNIYLNNNYLTGGIPAQLANLTKLEILHLSYNKMSGIVPSGLAHIPKLTYLYLDHNQFSGRIPDAFYKHPYLKELYIEGNAFKPGVNPIGIHKVLELSDSDFLF; this is translated from the exons ATGCTGCCGCGTATTCGATTATCACTAATTGCATTACTACTATGCCTAATCAACGTTCCTGTACACTGCAAAACCCTAAAACGAGACG TGAAAGCTCTTAATGAAATAAAAGCATCACTTGGATGGAGAGTGGTGTATGCATGGGTTGGAGATGATCCATGTGGAGACGGTGATTTACCGGCTTGGTCTGGTGTCAAATGCTCCACATTAGGTGATTATAGAGTCGTTACAGAACT GGAAGTATATGCGGTCTCAATTGTTGGCCCTTTTCCTACTGCTGTAACCAACCTGCTGGATCTTACTAGGCT GGATCTTCATAACAATAAGTTGACAGGACCAATCCCACCTCAAATCGGGCGTTTAAAGCGGCTTAAAATACT TAATTTGAGGTGGAATAAGCTGCAGGATGTCATTCCTCCTGAAATAGGTGAACTAAAGAAGTTGACTCATCt GTACCTGAGTTTCAATAGCTTCAAAGGGGAAATACCCAGGGAGCTTGCTAATCTTCCAGATCTACAGTATCTTCATCTGCACCAAAATAAGTTCATTGGGCGTATTCCAGCAGAATTGGGTTCCTTACAAAATCTGCGCCATCT GGATGTTGGTGATAATCACTTGGTTGGAACTATTAGGGAACTGATACGTATAGAAGGATGTTTTCCAGCTCTTCGCAACAT TTATCTAAATAACAACTATCTGACGGGAGGTATTCCGGCGCAGCTTGCAAACTTGACCAAACTGGAGATTTT GCATTTATCCTACAACAAAATGTCTGGGATAGTACCTTCTGGACTTGCTCATATCCCCAAATTAACTTACTT GTACCTGGATCACAATCAGTTTAGTGGCAGGATTCCAGATGCCTTTTACAAACATCCTTATTTGAAAGAATT GTATATTGAAGGGAATGCATTTAAGCCTGGTGTGAACCCGATTGGTATTCACAAAGTACTTGAACTCTCGGACTCTGATTTCCTGTTTTAA
- the LOC139873591 gene encoding pentatricopeptide repeat-containing protein At5g43790-like, whose protein sequence is MSTTTRCLRLLEKCKNMKQLTQVHAQSITCGLSQNHYTLSRLLAFCSQPHHYPNIGSLSHGLSILKHVQQPSIILYNTMLKACLLQKELNMLFHLYKKLFENCIYPDNYTLPYVLKGCVYGESLSLGEMVHGHCVKLGLVFDRFVGNTLMMMYCFFGKVLDARHVFDEMPKHCVVSWTVLISGYAKVGDVEVARLVFDEAPVKDRGVWGAMVSGYVQNNCFKEGLEMFRLMQSTSIIPDEAILVSVLGACAYLGTLEIGIWIYKLVDEMNLKCSLKLGTALMDMYCKCGKLDVAEKVFDEMSERDTICWNVMISGLAIHGEGLRALRLFSKMEMTGVKPDDITFIAVFTACSYSGMEHEGLKIFNKMCDVYSINPKTEHYICIIDLLSRAGLFIEAKSIIERMPNYCSPKGKAVAWRAFLSACEGYKQIEFARIAAERLMELENDSGVYVLMSNLYSSTDDVDGLQRTRKLMKKRGLDKVPGCSSIEVGGIVNEFVAGEKTNDHIEEIHKLLENLNRQSD, encoded by the coding sequence ATGTCAACAACAACAAGATGTCTTAGGCTACTAGAAAAATGTAAAAACATGAAACAACTAACACAAGTTCATGCTCAATCAATCACATGTGGCCTTTCACAAAACCATTACACTTTAAGCAGATTACTAGCTTTCTGCTCTCAACCTCATCATTATCCTAACATTGGTTCCTTATCACATGGATTGAGTATATTAAAACATGTACAACAGCCTTCTATTATCTTGTATAACACCATGCTTAAAGCTTGCCTACTTCAAAAAGAATTAAACATGTTGTTTCACTTGTACAAAAAGTTGTTTGAAAACTGTATCTATCCTGATAATTATACACTTCCTTATGTATTGAAAGGTTGTGTGTATGGTGAAAGTTTGAGCCTTGGAGAGATGGTTCATGGACATTGTGTGAAACTAGGGCTTGTGTTTGACAGGTTTGTGGGAAATACATTGATGATGATGTATTGTTTTTTTGGCAAAGTGTTGGATGCACGCcacgtgtttgatgaaatgccgaaGCATTGTGTTGTTTCTTGGACTGTTTTGATATCTGGGTATGCGAAAGTTGGAGATGTTGAGGTGGCGAGATTAGTGTTTGATGAAGCGCCGGTTAAGGATAGGGGAGTTTGGGGTGCTATGGTTTCCGGGTACGTGCAGAATAACTGTTTTAAAGAGGGGTTAGAGATGTTTCGGTTAATGCAATCCACGAGCATCATACCCGATGAGGCGATACTCGTGAGTGTACTTGGCGCTTGTGCTTATCTAGGAACGCTTGAAATTGGGATTTGGATTTATAAGCTAGTGGATGAGATGAACTTGAAATGTAGTTTGAAATTGGGTACTGCATTGATGGATATGTATTGTAAATGTGGGAAGTTGGATGTAGCTGaaaaggtgttcgatgaaatgtctgaGAGAGATACTATTTGTTGGAATGTGATGATATCGGGTCTAGCTATACACGGGGAAGGATTACGAGCGCTTAGATTATTTTCAAAAATGGAAATGACTGGAGTTAAACCGGATGATATCACTTTCATTGCTGTTTTTACTGCTTGTAGTTATTCGGGTATGGAACATGAAGGTCTAAAAATTTTCAATAAAATGTGTGACGTGTACAGTATCAACCCAAAAACGGAACACTATATATGTATCATTGATCTGCTTTCGAGAGCTGGTTTATTTATAGAAGCCAAAAGTATAATTGAAAGAATGCCAAATTATTGTAGCCCGAAAGGTAAAGCAGTGGCGTGGCGAGCTTTTTTAAGTGCTTGCGAGGGCTATAAACAGATAGAATTTGCACGTATCGCAGCAGAAAGATTGATGGAATTGGAAAACGATAGTGGGGTGTATGTGCTTATGTCAAATTTGTATTCAAGTACGGATGATGTTGATGGCTTGCAACGGACTAGAAAGTTGATGAAAAAACGAGGGCTGGATAAAGTACCTGGGTGCAGTTCGATTGAGGTTGGTGGTATTGTTAACGAGTTTGTTGCTGGTGAGAAAACGAATGATCATATAGAAGAGATTCATAAACTTTTGGAAAATTTGAATAGGCAGTCGGATTAA